In Oscillospiraceae bacterium, a genomic segment contains:
- the infB gene encoding translation initiation factor IF-2, which yields MVIKYRVHEVAKDFKTTSKAVTNILTEYATTPKNVQQALSDDELNLVFEHITQNNQIDDIAIVFAETYHEPEPVAVEEPAVADAVAERDDSGAAQTAEAKTNIPKQPKQPRKETVKFEPAKPTVGSSEIITDAAPADNRKSGTRTVDTRSGAVNLDRYDERIDKFVTKDMENQKGGMQKIARKGDRRPAVISQKKRQEDRDRMRRLQLEALKKQPITVKIGEEISVGELASRMKKTGVEVVKQLMKLGVMASVSQIIDHDTAAMVAIEMGAKVEREIVVTIEEKLIDDSVDVDENLEARDPVVVVMGHVDHGKTSLLDSIRKADVAEGEAGGITQHIGAYRVTVGDHKITFLDTPGHAAFTSMRARGAKVTDVAILVVAADDGIMPQTIEAINHAKAAEVPIIVAINKMDKPEANPDRIKQQLTEHGLVSEDWGGETIICPVSAKKGDGIPHLLDMVLLTAEVQQLRANPNRLAKGTVIEARLDKGRGTVATLLVQNGTLKQGDLILAGTSVGNVRAMTNENGQPLKEAGPSVPVEITGLSEVPGAGDPFFAVTDERMARELVDQRKDAERDERNRSATAVSFDNLFDQIKEGQLKELRLLIKADVQGSAEALKASLEKLSNDEVRIKIIHTGVGAISESDILLSATSNAILIGFNVRPDPSARDSAARNNVDIRLYRVIYECIEEMEAAMKGLLDPKFVEVVLGRVEVRQVFKVTGVGTVAGCYVTDGKIVRNASVRLLRDGVVIHEGILESLKRFKDDVREVATGYECGMNIEKYNDLKEGDVIEAYEMQQVE from the coding sequence TTGGTGTTCGAGCACATCACACAGAACAACCAAATTGATGATATTGCCATCGTATTCGCTGAAACATATCACGAGCCGGAGCCTGTAGCGGTTGAAGAACCTGCCGTTGCGGATGCCGTCGCAGAACGTGACGACTCAGGCGCAGCGCAAACGGCCGAAGCAAAAACCAATATCCCCAAGCAACCTAAACAACCTCGTAAAGAAACTGTCAAATTCGAGCCCGCCAAACCAACTGTTGGCAGCTCAGAAATTATCACCGATGCTGCGCCCGCCGATAACCGTAAGAGCGGTACGCGTACCGTTGATACACGCAGCGGTGCAGTCAACCTTGATAGATACGATGAGCGCATTGACAAGTTTGTCACCAAGGATATGGAGAATCAAAAAGGCGGTATGCAAAAGATTGCCCGTAAGGGCGATCGCCGTCCGGCTGTTATCAGCCAAAAGAAGCGGCAGGAAGACCGCGACAGAATGCGCCGCTTGCAGCTTGAAGCCTTAAAGAAACAGCCCATTACCGTCAAAATCGGCGAGGAAATTTCAGTCGGTGAACTGGCGTCTCGTATGAAAAAAACAGGTGTCGAAGTCGTCAAACAACTCATGAAGCTCGGCGTTATGGCAAGCGTCAGCCAAATCATTGACCACGATACTGCGGCAATGGTTGCCATTGAAATGGGTGCCAAAGTCGAGCGTGAAATTGTCGTCACCATTGAGGAGAAACTGATTGACGACAGCGTTGACGTTGATGAAAATCTCGAAGCACGCGACCCGGTTGTCGTTGTTATGGGTCACGTTGACCATGGCAAAACTTCACTACTCGACAGCATCCGCAAGGCCGATGTTGCCGAAGGCGAAGCCGGCGGCATTACACAGCATATCGGCGCCTATCGCGTCACAGTGGGCGACCATAAGATTACCTTCTTGGATACGCCGGGTCACGCGGCCTTTACCTCCATGCGGGCGCGCGGTGCTAAAGTGACCGACGTTGCTATCCTTGTCGTTGCCGCCGACGACGGTATTATGCCGCAAACCATCGAAGCCATCAACCACGCCAAAGCGGCCGAAGTGCCGATTATCGTTGCTATCAACAAGATGGATAAACCTGAAGCCAACCCCGATCGTATCAAGCAACAACTCACCGAACACGGCTTGGTCAGCGAAGACTGGGGCGGCGAAACCATTATTTGCCCTGTCTCAGCCAAGAAAGGCGACGGCATTCCGCACTTGCTCGATATGGTGCTACTCACGGCTGAAGTCCAACAGTTGCGCGCCAACCCCAACCGCTTGGCAAAAGGCACCGTCATCGAAGCGCGGCTGGATAAAGGCCGCGGCACGGTAGCGACCCTGTTGGTGCAAAACGGCACACTAAAACAAGGCGACTTGATTTTGGCGGGTACATCAGTAGGCAATGTGCGCGCTATGACCAACGAAAATGGGCAGCCATTAAAAGAAGCCGGCCCCAGCGTGCCGGTCGAGATTACCGGTCTGTCCGAAGTACCGGGCGCGGGCGACCCCTTCTTTGCCGTCACCGACGAGCGCATGGCGCGCGAGTTAGTTGACCAACGCAAGGACGCCGAGCGCGACGAACGTAACCGCAGCGCAACAGCCGTGTCGTTTGACAACCTCTTTGACCAAATTAAAGAGGGGCAGCTCAAAGAGTTACGCCTGCTCATCAAAGCCGATGTACAAGGCTCAGCTGAAGCGCTCAAAGCCTCGCTCGAAAAGCTGTCCAACGATGAGGTGCGCATTAAAATCATCCATACTGGCGTCGGTGCCATCAGCGAAAGCGACATTCTGCTAAGTGCTACAAGCAACGCCATCTTGATTGGTTTTAACGTACGTCCTGATCCGTCAGCGCGCGACAGTGCGGCGCGAAATAACGTTGACATCCGCCTCTACCGTGTCATTTACGAATGCATCGAAGAAATGGAAGCCGCCATGAAAGGGCTGCTTGACCCGAAATTCGTTGAAGTTGTCCTCGGCCGTGTCGAAGTACGCCAAGTCTTCAAAGTCACAGGTGTGGGCACAGTCGCCGGCTGCTATGTTACCGACGGCAAGATTGTACGCAATGCCTCGGTACGCTTACTGCGTGATGGCGTGGTCATCCATGAGGGCATACTCGAATCGCTTAAACGCTTCAAAGACGACGTGCGCGAAGTAGCTACAGGCTACGAGTGCGGTATGAACATCGAGAAATATAACGACCTCAAAGAAGGCGATGTCATCGAGGCGTATGAGATGCAACAAGTCGAGTAA
- a CDS encoding sigma-70 family RNA polymerase sigma factor, which yields MQKIYVDQVIAEYTQKIFGFALSKTQNIDKAEELAARITFDVYNSLLKADAVHNINGYIWRVACHVYARFVDEEVKGRSISLDEVNVPSGADFTENLENDEDYLRLRRQISYLGKTQRDIVVMHYFDRLKQGEIAKRLKIPLGTVKWHLHDARKQIREGFTMNKQMIAPIEFSSMGHDGNPGPEGKDTSYYLAKRLAQNVAYAAYWQAKSISEIAETLGVPAAFVEDEVAVLEDNGFMDKQPTGKYLTNIFISQTSSDTDKRAHELYVKYAEMVCEQYVPLLFDAIGNGLPQTYTPHGDINFLRWLAVVYACRAKLRHGSNGDVGKYIVARKDGGAYIACAAIGAADSDGLYSACGDMTRKGDSEPVLGWSLDTYYDSRTGAWRDNWVSDYENLYRAMTGKMTKTAENAEAFQRLYSKGYLVEYGGGDMVNMVVTTQTRDEFENLLPAMPSELAAAGRELDSEIYALNKPQYPPHMQELCRIYNTNCLSSQSVLTRALEILSNNGTLAPLSDEQKMSVNTIMFSDVLPG from the coding sequence ATGCAAAAAATCTACGTCGACCAAGTGATTGCCGAATATACGCAAAAGATATTCGGGTTCGCGCTCTCCAAAACGCAAAACATCGACAAAGCCGAAGAACTCGCCGCAAGAATTACCTTTGACGTGTACAATTCGCTGTTAAAAGCCGATGCCGTGCATAATATCAACGGGTATATCTGGCGGGTGGCGTGCCATGTGTATGCGCGGTTTGTTGATGAGGAGGTTAAGGGGCGGAGCATTTCGCTTGACGAAGTGAATGTGCCGAGCGGTGCGGATTTTACCGAAAACTTGGAGAACGACGAAGATTACTTGCGATTGCGGCGCCAAATCTCTTATTTGGGCAAAACCCAGCGGGATATTGTGGTCATGCACTATTTTGACCGCTTAAAACAAGGCGAAATTGCGAAACGCCTGAAAATTCCGCTCGGAACTGTCAAGTGGCATCTGCACGATGCACGAAAACAGATTAGAGAGGGTTTTACTATGAACAAGCAAATGATTGCACCGATTGAATTCAGCAGCATGGGGCATGACGGTAACCCCGGTCCGGAGGGCAAAGACACAAGCTATTACCTGGCAAAACGGCTTGCGCAAAACGTGGCATACGCGGCGTATTGGCAGGCGAAAAGTATTTCCGAAATTGCCGAAACTCTCGGCGTACCTGCGGCGTTTGTTGAAGACGAAGTTGCCGTACTCGAAGATAACGGCTTTATGGACAAACAGCCCACCGGCAAGTATTTGACCAATATTTTTATCAGCCAAACATCGTCTGACACCGATAAACGCGCGCATGAGCTGTACGTTAAATACGCCGAAATGGTTTGCGAGCAGTATGTGCCGCTGTTGTTTGACGCAATTGGCAACGGCTTGCCTCAAACGTACACGCCGCACGGAGATATCAATTTCCTGCGCTGGCTTGCTGTGGTGTATGCTTGTCGGGCAAAGTTGCGGCACGGGTCTAATGGTGATGTTGGAAAATATATCGTGGCTCGCAAAGATGGCGGCGCGTATATCGCTTGTGCCGCAATTGGTGCTGCCGATAGCGATGGCTTGTACAGCGCGTGCGGCGACATGACGCGTAAAGGCGATAGTGAGCCTGTACTTGGCTGGTCGCTGGACACGTATTACGACAGCCGTACCGGCGCTTGGCGCGACAACTGGGTCTCGGATTACGAGAATTTATACCGCGCCATGACGGGCAAGATGACAAAAACCGCCGAAAATGCCGAGGCATTCCAACGATTGTACAGCAAGGGTTATCTTGTTGAATATGGCGGTGGCGACATGGTTAATATGGTGGTAACAACGCAAACTCGCGATGAATTTGAAAACTTGCTGCCGGCTATGCCGTCTGAGTTAGCGGCGGCAGGGCGTGAATTGGACAGCGAAATTTACGCGCTGAATAAGCCGCAATATCCGCCGCATATGCAGGAGTTGTGCCGTATATACAACACCAATTGCCTGTCAAGTCAATCGGTTCTGACCCGTGCGTTGGAGATTTTAAGCAACAACGGCACACTTGCGCCGTTGAGTGACGAACAGAAGATGTCGGTGAATACGATAATGTTTAGCGATGTGTTGCCGGGGTAG
- a CDS encoding SGNH/GDSL hydrolase family protein, whose translation MNLTSRDHFNNRAIAVFGDSITHGANCPDIPAQSYIGVVKRKLMQNYGLKNYGYASMESSMWNSGGRYDELHQITQNTPWQELRDGKLLGTFALQSQQKGDSLTIALREPYAYAYVYAAPGSGDFSVSNGGKTPVTAVTPSFAKEGKKGLRSEPIKLGGSAITITALTDEPVTLCGMGYYNDLDGHVLNNYANNGLRLVGISDEILEIMAKVDTAIFSLGYNDSHFPTDTAEFTRKIDLLIAAFNRHGTKLYVNDLCWNLPESDHFRSEIKRLAQSVSHAVRVPQVTEIAERELLDGVGAHPNVEGHGLQAAALIAAMEL comes from the coding sequence ATGAATCTCACAAGTCGCGACCATTTTAATAACCGCGCCATTGCTGTCTTTGGTGACAGCATTACCCATGGCGCGAACTGCCCCGATATTCCCGCGCAAAGCTATATCGGCGTTGTTAAGCGCAAACTTATGCAGAATTACGGTTTGAAAAACTACGGTTACGCTTCTATGGAATCGTCGATGTGGAATTCCGGCGGCCGATACGATGAGTTGCACCAAATTACGCAAAACACGCCGTGGCAAGAGTTGCGCGACGGCAAACTCCTTGGTACGTTTGCATTACAATCACAGCAAAAAGGCGATAGTTTGACAATAGCATTGCGCGAGCCGTACGCATATGCGTATGTGTATGCTGCGCCGGGAAGCGGAGATTTTAGCGTAAGCAACGGGGGAAAAACACCCGTCACTGCGGTGACACCCTCTTTTGCGAAAGAGGGTAAGAAGGGGTTGAGAAGCGAGCCGATAAAACTTGGCGGCTCGGCAATCACCATCACAGCGTTGACTGATGAACCGGTTACCCTTTGCGGCATGGGATATTACAACGATTTAGACGGGCATGTGCTGAATAATTACGCCAACAACGGCTTGCGGCTGGTCGGTATCAGCGACGAAATTTTGGAAATTATGGCAAAAGTCGATACCGCGATATTTTCACTCGGCTACAATGACAGCCATTTTCCGACCGACACAGCGGAGTTTACGCGCAAAATTGACCTGCTGATTGCGGCGTTTAATCGCCACGGCACAAAGCTATACGTCAACGACTTGTGCTGGAACTTGCCTGAAAGCGATCATTTTCGCAGTGAAATTAAACGTCTGGCGCAATCTGTGTCACATGCGGTGCGTGTGCCACAGGTGACAGAAATCGCCGAACGGGAATTGCTCGACGGCGTGGGCGCACACCCAAATGTCGAAGGACACGGCTTACAAGCGGCGGCATTGATTGCGGCAATGGAGTTGTGA
- the rbfA gene encoding 30S ribosome-binding factor RbfA — MSDRIDKINDEVLKALSQAVRSLKDPRLDGKFYTLTRADVSRDFSYAKIHVSVMGNASAQDSVMAGLSSAAGLLRRELGKAVVLHKTPEISFIADNSLAHSERINEVLDKVLPKNDA; from the coding sequence ATGTCTGACCGTATCGACAAGATCAACGATGAGGTGCTGAAAGCGCTATCACAAGCCGTACGCAGCCTCAAAGACCCGCGCCTTGATGGCAAGTTCTACACACTGACCCGTGCCGATGTCAGCCGCGATTTCAGTTACGCCAAAATCCATGTCAGCGTTATGGGCAACGCTTCGGCACAAGACTCTGTCATGGCAGGCTTATCCAGCGCAGCGGGACTGTTGCGCCGTGAGCTTGGCAAAGCTGTGGTGCTGCACAAAACACCGGAAATTAGCTTCATTGCTGATAATTCATTGGCACACAGCGAGCGGATCAACGAGGTTTTGGACAAAGTTTTACCCAAAAATGACGCTTAA
- the truB gene encoding tRNA pseudouridine(55) synthase TruB, translating to MSMLNGFLIIDKPQGWTSHDIVAKTRGILRTRAIGHAGTLDPLATGVLPLLIGGATKALDYLPNGKAYIAVLRVGIETDTQDITGNITAMSDTRPPNGALEALLPSFTGEQKQIPPMYSAIKIGGKTLYKEARAGREVERPARDVVIEKLELLSQDGDEYTIEVHCSGGTYIRTLCHDIGRQLGCLAAMTGLRRTMACNFTLDDAVTLDAVSPDMQLLPIDTTVFAQYPAITVTTADMTNIKNGKPIRANAECRIKSAELTRVYAPDGQFIMLGRVDDGFVKQVKRFGVV from the coding sequence ATGAGCATGCTTAATGGCTTCCTCATCATCGACAAACCGCAGGGCTGGACCAGTCACGACATCGTTGCCAAAACACGCGGCATTCTGCGCACCCGCGCCATCGGCCATGCCGGCACACTCGACCCGCTGGCCACCGGCGTACTGCCACTTTTAATCGGCGGCGCAACAAAGGCACTTGACTATCTGCCCAACGGCAAGGCGTACATCGCAGTCCTGCGCGTCGGCATTGAAACCGACACGCAGGATATTACCGGCAATATTACAGCAATGTCGGATACCCGCCCGCCAAATGGCGCGTTGGAAGCATTGTTACCGTCTTTTACAGGTGAACAAAAGCAAATTCCGCCTATGTATTCCGCCATTAAAATCGGCGGAAAAACACTGTACAAAGAAGCACGCGCAGGGCGCGAAGTCGAACGCCCTGCACGTGATGTTGTGATTGAAAAACTGGAATTACTATCGCAAGACGGCGATGAATACACAATCGAAGTCCACTGTTCGGGCGGCACGTATATCCGCACGCTGTGCCACGATATCGGGCGGCAGTTGGGCTGTTTGGCTGCAATGACCGGCTTGCGGCGCACCATGGCGTGTAACTTTACGCTCGATGACGCAGTGACATTAGACGCTGTTAGCCCCGACATGCAGCTGTTGCCGATTGATACAACGGTTTTTGCGCAATATCCCGCCATCACAGTAACAACCGCCGACATGACGAATATTAAGAACGGAAAACCGATCAGGGCTAATGCAGAATGCAGAATTAAGAGTGCAGAATTAACGAGGGTTTACGCGCCTGATGGGCAGTTTATCATGCTCGGACGAGTTGACGATGGGTTTGTGAAGCAAGTGAAACGGTTTGGCGTAGTGTAG
- a CDS encoding class I SAM-dependent methyltransferase, whose amino-acid sequence MHEPLIINGIQQLTDDLPIVTQGDGDHYIGYDDIGESYSGNRKYALAERDALFAAEIAKQTGDGICLDLGCGDGCLTVPMAQFGVRVIAGDISNNMIQILQRRAEKNNISLDTVMLCRMNALHIPLAGGSVRSAVCNSVLHLISRPEKVISEIHRVLEPGGAFICRDDLPGRIDVTKQNLEYRQIADFLFSHYWQYLNERGITPKRYSWKYDRDAICAPLFSSKEEFILPYQKESSITFAEGFLARFSGRGFSDQVDVPPALHNAALEDTLEVVCQSFGNGFGDVETYWAEGDLKITIYRK is encoded by the coding sequence ATGCACGAACCCCTAATCATCAACGGCATACAACAGCTTACCGATGATCTGCCGATTGTCACACAAGGCGATGGTGATCACTACATCGGCTATGACGACATCGGCGAGAGTTATTCAGGCAATCGCAAGTATGCGCTTGCCGAAAGGGATGCGCTTTTTGCTGCTGAAATTGCCAAGCAAACGGGCGATGGCATATGTTTAGACTTAGGCTGCGGCGATGGTTGTTTAACTGTTCCCATGGCTCAGTTTGGCGTACGTGTGATTGCCGGCGATATCTCCAACAATATGATACAAATTCTGCAACGCCGTGCCGAGAAAAACAATATTTCGTTGGACACTGTAATGCTTTGCCGCATGAATGCGCTTCATATACCATTGGCTGGCGGCAGCGTACGCAGTGCGGTGTGCAACAGTGTTTTGCATTTGATTTCACGCCCCGAAAAAGTCATCAGTGAAATCCACAGGGTGCTGGAGCCCGGCGGTGCGTTTATTTGCCGTGACGACCTCCCCGGCAGAATTGATGTGACTAAACAAAACCTGGAATACCGCCAAATTGCCGATTTTTTATTTTCGCATTACTGGCAATATTTGAATGAGCGCGGCATAACGCCGAAGCGATATAGTTGGAAGTATGACCGCGACGCCATTTGCGCACCGCTGTTCAGCAGCAAGGAAGAGTTTATATTGCCATACCAAAAAGAGAGCTCTATAACATTCGCCGAAGGGTTTTTGGCGCGTTTTTCGGGCAGGGGATTTTCCGACCAAGTTGATGTACCGCCAGCCTTGCACAATGCCGCGTTGGAAGACACATTGGAAGTCGTCTGCCAATCATTTGGCAATGGGTTCGGCGATGTAGAAACATACTGGGCGGAAGGCGACTTAAAAATTACAATATATAGAAAATAA
- a CDS encoding bifunctional oligoribonuclease/PAP phosphatase NrnA, with product MTLKQIADYLRERDNFLIVMHKNPDGDCVGSATALCLALHALGKQAYILPDDDMGTLLTSYTANLLAADNFVPQYTVAVDAADSTRFNAQAPKHFDLAIDHHASHKPFATHTYVDGALAACGEIVYQLIIGFGVEITQRIAESLYVAIATDTGCFKFGSTTPNTHRIAAALMETNFDFASINRKFFEQKSLAQIKLEQAVYADIETFHNGTVIVLKVTLDMLKGLTSDDTDSLPGLARAIAGCQIGILIREQSSGEIRVSVRTVPPHNASDICAKLGGGGHKSAAGATFKGTLAQAREAILAAIEMA from the coding sequence ATGACGCTTAAACAAATCGCCGATTACTTGCGCGAGCGCGATAATTTTCTGATTGTCATGCACAAAAATCCCGACGGCGATTGTGTGGGCAGCGCCACAGCACTGTGCTTGGCATTACACGCATTAGGCAAACAAGCATACATCTTGCCTGATGATGATATGGGCACATTGCTCACGTCGTACACAGCGAATTTGCTTGCGGCTGACAACTTCGTGCCGCAATATACCGTGGCAGTCGACGCAGCTGACAGCACTCGCTTCAACGCCCAGGCCCCCAAGCACTTCGACCTCGCTATTGACCATCACGCCTCACATAAGCCATTTGCCACACACACCTACGTTGATGGAGCTCTTGCAGCGTGTGGAGAAATTGTTTATCAACTTATTATAGGATTTGGCGTTGAAATCACACAGCGTATCGCTGAATCGCTCTATGTTGCCATTGCAACTGATACAGGTTGCTTTAAGTTTGGCAGCACAACACCAAACACCCACCGCATTGCCGCTGCATTGATGGAAACAAATTTTGATTTCGCCAGCATAAATCGAAAATTTTTCGAGCAAAAGAGCTTGGCGCAGATTAAACTGGAGCAAGCCGTTTATGCCGATATAGAAACATTTCATAACGGCACAGTCATTGTACTGAAAGTGACGCTAGATATGCTAAAAGGCTTAACCTCCGATGATACCGACTCGCTGCCGGGCTTGGCGCGTGCCATCGCGGGCTGCCAAATCGGCATATTGATACGCGAACAATCTAGCGGCGAAATCCGCGTATCGGTACGAACAGTCCCCCCCCATAACGCCAGTGACATTTGCGCAAAACTCGGCGGCGGCGGCCATAAAAGCGCGGCAGGTGCCACTTTCAAGGGCACCTTAGCACAAGCACGAGAGGCCATTTTGGCCGCAATAGAAATGGCCTAA